In the genome of Bacteroidales bacterium, the window TAATAAATTCCTGTATTTCTTGTAAATTTTTTTTAAAAGTCCCAGTGTTTTGTTATTGATTATTTCGTAGTGTAACACATGATAGTCAGGGCTTGACTTGAATTGCGCATTGTGGCTTAAATACCTGATATTAAGGAGTCAAACCCTGACTTGCGGATTTCCAAAAACAGATTTGTCCACGAATTACAGTCCACTAATTACACTACTCGGAATATTCACAACTCTATCTGCAAGCCATTCAGCATTCTCAATATTTTTATTTTACTTAACAACGTATCCTCCTGTTTTTTTGCTCCCTCTGCGTTCAATTAATTCTTTTTTCAAAAGTATTCGTATATGTTTGTCTATTGTACTAAAAGGAATATCAAGTAAGTCAGATAATTCTTTTGCTTTAATTCCGTGCTTATTTTTTATTGTATTAAAAACAAGAATTTGTTTTTCATTTAATTCGCCATTTAATTCGTCATTTATTCCCTCATCATCTTGTAAAGTATTTTTATTTAACGGAATTAAATATCACTTACAAGTACTATTTACCATTTTTCTAAAAACACTAAAAACGCCAAAAACACCGAAATTCGATAAATTTACAAAATAATTGTATTTTTCGGTTTAGTTTATGCCTTTTAACTCATTAATAGCATATAATGGAACATTTGTTAACCAATTCTCTTTTCTATAATCGGACATTGAAGTTCTTACAGCTTGTTGAGGATTGTATTTCTGACAAAACATTTTTAAACTTTTTGCTTGTAAATT includes:
- a CDS encoding winged helix-turn-helix transcriptional regulator, translating into MPLNKNTLQDDEGINDELNGELNEKQILVFNTIKNKHGIKAKELSDLLDIPFSTIDKHIRILLKKELIERRGSKKTGGYVVK